From the genome of Parasteatoda tepidariorum isolate YZ-2023 chromosome X1, CAS_Ptep_4.0, whole genome shotgun sequence, one region includes:
- the LOC107455717 gene encoding uncharacterized protein, translating to MDSLHRSSIPRSIDGNDPRIPIAWKRREMTFSNPYARRASSSSVTSSSSDDREEVPIVRQPYRPLSRHSNVEKHEDRFEHYATLRTDMLEQLSSNRSDRMDSHRNASYFHGPYRSSGPGSTGTLRSTRSVPALAFAAAMETAEPCPIHGGDLAPSSMRRHGSLFDIRSPPIGGMPMLDNKRLYGSKHSLVGSPPQQFTFHPEIPQYLPPHMMNPMMRHHMGMPVIMEPLSLRDRDQFNKRMAFPPNGPKGYPTKEPIDPYSVEQVCCKGHLIVLWIILGVVTVGVILGIIMGVTIT from the coding sequence ATGGACAGCCTTCATAGGAGCTCGATACCACGCTCAATTGATGGAAATGATCCTCGAATACCGATAGCTTGGAAGAGACGTGAGATGACATTTAGCAATCCTTACGCCAGAAGAGCATCCTCATCCTCGGTAACATCTTCCTCATCAGATGACCGGGAAGAAGTACCAATTGTAAGACAGCCATACAGACCTCTAAGTCGTCACAGTAATGTGGAAAAGCACGAAGATCGTTTCGAGCATTATGCTACATTACGTACTGATATGTTAGAGCAATTGTCTTCAAATCGTAGTGACAGAATGGATTCCCATAGAAATGCCAGCTATTTTCATGGACCATATCGAAGTTCAGGCCCCGGCTCAACTGGAACCTTAAGATCTACCAGAAGCGTTCCAGCTTTAGCATTTGCAGCAGCAATGGAAACGGCAGAGCCCTGTCCCATACATGGGGGAGATCTTGCTCCTTCATCTATGAGGCGACATGGATCACTATTCGATATTAGATCTCCTCCAATTGGTGGTATGCCAATGCTTGACAACAAAAGACTGTATGGTTCAAAGCATTCACTCGTCGGTTCACCACCACAGCAGTTTACTTTTCATCCAGAAATACCACAGTATTTACCACCTCATATGATGAACCCTATGATGAGACATCACATGGGCATGCCTGTGATCATGGAACCTCTTTCATTGCGTGATCGCGATCAATTCAATAAAAGAATGGCATTTCCTCCAAATGGGCCAAAAGGATATCCAACAAAGGAGCCTATAGACCCATACAGTGTAGAACAAGTCTGTTGTAAAGGACATCTAATTGTTTTATGGATTATTCTAGGTGTTGTAACTGTCGGAGTAATTCTTGGTATTATAATGGGAGTCACAATAACGTAA